The window CGCCAAAGATAAACATTGGGGTGGTTCGGCTTTGGCGTTTTGCGACACGACTTCCGGTTTTAGTTCCTCGATCATTTCTTTGCTCTCCAAATCCCAAATTTTAATCGAAGGTCCGAATGCGGCACATAACCAATATCTGGAATTTAAATTTAGACGAATTTGTAAAACGTAAATTGGGTAATCTGTacaaaatgatatattttttttaataatcagcCCCATATCCGCTAACCTCTCATAGATACATCAAGGGGTTAAAAGTTTATacatcatttgaaaaatatttgaaaaaatgtgacatatattttatcttttaccACATTTTCACTTTCACAATGCCAGGGAAGTTCCAAAAATACCCAACGAAActaaaagaaaactaaaattttcttgttcaacacaattttttctatttgtgcAAAATAGCCGCTTTCACTTTtgcatttttggaaaatcctATGCCGCTGcgtcattttttcaaattcagaAAATAACCCTAATGAGTTAAATTTGACAATATGGTCAAAAGTCATaagttttttaatgttttaataagGGATTAATACCTTGTTATACTGTTTTGATcacataattattatattttagaaattccTATATAACTgcatcattttttcaagtttttgaacagaaaataatcctaaTGATAggatagaaaattatcaattttgatCATTATAATTTGGGATTTGTAAActggttaatttttttcaccaataattttcatgttttggAAAATCCTATATTACTGCACTAATTTTCACACTCCTGATCAGAAATTAACCCTACGAGGCTAAATAGGATCAAAATTCatcagtattttgaaaaatcaacttctgcgccgtttttttcaaatttgtaaatacaaaataacCCTACAGGGTTAAATGCAGCGAATAGGGTAGAAATTCAGTTTTGGTCATTGTAATAATGAATTTGATCCCTGATATACTGTTTTGTATATTAGATCACATGACAACACAAATTCACTAAACACTTTCACTATTCATTACACTAACACTAAACaacgaaaatttcaataagCTCTTTATCTACAAGGACATTGGGTACTTATGGAGCCTCACGGctaagattatttaaaaaaaatatatcaacataCCTGTTCGGTGAGAAACACAAAGCAGTTATAATATCGTTATGGTCGAGGGTATGTAAATGTTTACCATCGTTCAAATCCCATAACATTGCTTTGCAATCTTTACCACCGCTGGCGCATAAACTACCATCAGGCGAAACGGTTACGGTGTTCAAGTAACCGGTGTGACCGGAATGGTTGATTTTCAAACGACAATTAGTCAAATTCCATACTTTGACTACCCTATCCCAACCGGCGGATACTATTATGGGGTTGGCGTGATTAGGGGAGAACCTTACGCACGAAACCTGTAATaatccaattataaatagaCTGAAAAAAGTTGTTCAATTCAATgcaatatttatatgaaataatttcgatattttttaattcaaaatggAGGCTAATATATTTGTGACCAAAATCTGTGGATTATTTCGAAATTCGACAACAATTAATGAGCAAAAACATCTCTTATTGTTTTAATTCAGATTGAAGAGCAATTAACATCGATTTTTGTTAATACTCACACCcttgaattaaattttatctcCTTCCTGGCAACAACCAACAATGCATTCGATGATATAAGCAAAGTTGGTGCTTTAAAGGAAGGGATTTTTTTAATACGGataaaggaaacaaaaatttgataccGAACCATGAGATTTCATACTTGACGTTACCATTTGCACTTTCTATGGTCCCAGTATGGTTCGGATGAGTCAAAATACaagaataacaaaaagaaaactgttAAAACAATCGGTAAATGCACATATTTGACTTGTTAGACCTACAGATGTCGCTGAAAAAATTTCGAGATACTTTTGGACAaaccttgtatatatataaaacaatcaaaaaaagaaaacagaagaaGATAGTGCAGGaacacaaacaaaatatttttgagtagaaacaaaattttggtCAAAATATGGAAGCTGCACAtgggaaaattgaaaaaaaaattccaaataattaaatacgAAAAACTATGTAAAACTTACCCAATCGGCATGTCCGTCATCTTGTATCGTATATTTGCACTCTGCTAACGTATTCCATAATTTAATGGTCTTATCTCTGGAACCGGACACTATTTGACGGttatcaacagaaaaagcaacaCTCAACACATcctaaacaataaaaatagaaaaaaatgaattaaatacaaaaaactagaACTGAATGTGTAATATACCATCAAAATgtgttaattttgaaataaatcaataagaTACAATTTAGAGGTCAGATCGCCCATGGGACATTTCAACTACTCCtatatttgcaataaaaaaatttacatattaaaaaacaataatcaaaacaGCAAACGAAATGAGGAAGTGGTAAGAAAATCCACTTTCATGGGAGGAAAATATAAGAATCAAAACACCGAAAAGGAGTAAGAAAGTAGTAAAAATAGTTTGAGAGATGAATCAGCTTTTGGGACATTTGAACTACCCCCACAGTTGTAATAGAAGAACTCACTTTTACACTACGAAAATACAATAATCAAAACAACAAGTGAAATGAGAAAGTAGTAGACACTGGCAGAAATGAATTTGCTTTTAAGGCATTTGAACTACTCTTACAGTTGCAATAAGAAAATCTACTTTCACAGTAGgaaaatactaaaatcaaaACACCGATGAAGAATAAGAAAGTAGTAGAAACAGTTACGAGGTGAATTAACATATgggacatttgaactactcctACAGTTGCAATGTAAAAAGCAAATATgcgaaaaattttgtttttgagcAACAAATTCAGTTTATAAACATggataatgaaattaaaatacaatttactaaaaaaaaagatgtgaaaaacaaaaatttttgacgaaaaaaagACTATCTACTCTATAAAACATTATTAACTTAAAACGAAATGAGTAGTTTGttttgaggttaaaaattacgtaaaataattgagattagaacattttttcacattttcataaaaatgacaaaaaacagttattttaataaatagttttgatGGTATATTTAGAATGATTTAAAAAAGCAAGTTTTTGTcaggtaattaaaaaaatgttttaattccGATTGAGGAACAAAACGAGATAAAACATTTTGCCCGCACCcaggaaaaaatttaatatattcctACTAGACAACCAACTTGCTATTAAATACACAATTTGGCGCTTTTGAGGAAATTACAAACACTTTGTACTTACATTTAACTACGTCGAAGATAATCTTCTGACGAAGAtcgaagttaaaaaaaaaataaacaaaaaatcttcTTGCTGTTGCAAATTTTAGATTAGTAATTGgatatcaagaaaaattacgaaaaaaagtatttattgtgATGTATCAAACTCGCTTACCTTGGTGTGATCTTCGAACCTCCTCGTAGTTTTTCCGGCTGCCAAATCCCATAAACGGAGGGTTTTGTCCCACGAACCTGAAAGGGCGTAATTTCCATCACTAGAAAGTACAACGTCGGAAATGAAATGAGAGTGACCATGCAAACGTTTTTGGGGTACGCCATATTGTGTATCGTCACGTGTCAATTTCCATACGATTAACGTTTtatctgtaacaaaaaatatcaccCTTAAACGAATCAAATAATacgattataattattaaataaataatatattaaaaataaactaagatTATAAAGATATATGAggaaatatgttgaaaaatatattacctCTTGATGACGATAAAATCATATCGGGATATTTAGGATTGGTTGCAATTTGTGTTACCCAACCATTATGACCCAAAAGGGTACCTTTAAGCTGCAAAGTTTCgttcatttcttattttttttcacaaagttAGTCTAAGCACTCCTTCGCGTATGAACCTTcgaatgaaaaagaaaaattttaggATGTGTTTTACAGTTACCAGATTGCGCAGCTGTATAACGTATGTTCCGTGATCAAGTACGTTCCTAAATACAActcaatatatttcataaaactaaaatatatagaaattataatttagtaTCAATTAATGATTCAAATACTGATTTTTAATCGTTTAAATATTCCTTGCTTATAGTAATAAGTGGAATATGTCACACATAGATAAACTAAATATGTTTAAATGGTGTAATAAAATCGGAAAGTACGGTCTGTTGTATTAAAAAGAAGTAACCAACActattttagaatttaatttatatttataattttatttttaaatgaataacattgtaaaaatatgttggtaatacaaataaactgtcaaatgtcaattacATTTGTCATTATATACACATGCGCTATTGTTgtttcttttccattttctaGCTCAAAGAGGTTAGtagaagttaaaaataaatctaaaaacatccgtttatttattagtttaaaacaaattgtattatttttaattgttggaGAAAAATGTTTACTATATATAAGTGATTATATGAAAAagattgttatttgtttttgtatttgttttagaGCAAAATGGTTCAACGATTAGTGTTTAGAAGACGATTGTCTTATAACACAAAATCCAACAGAAGACGAATGTAAGTACTATTTTAATTacataaattcattaatataataatttatttattaatatttgtaaattttataatcaaatagcttgaggttatgtttttgtataaattttatcatCGTATTGATTTCCATGATGATATTTTGGCTAGAGTACTGAAAAAACTTATTGACGACAACAAATTCGTTCGTTAATCTctgatattaacaaaatattccaaaattcaatttttcccaTATAACATTGTAACAAAACGCTTATTTATAGTGTACGAACTCCTGGTGGTAAATTAGTATATCAGTACCTTAAAAAACCGAAAAAGATCCCGAGATGCGGTCAATGTAAAGATAAACTACGGGGTATCCTCCCTGCAAGACCACAAGAAAGATCCAGGTTATGTAGGAGGAAGAAAACTGTAAAAAGGGCTTACGGTGGAGTGTTGTGTCACAAGTGTGTCAAAGAAAAGATCGTCAGAGCTTTTCTTATCGAAGAACAAAAAATCGTGGTTAAAGTTCTTAAAGCACAACAAGCTGTAACTAAAGCCCCTAAAAAATAGATCCtaataaatgtttgatttatatgttatttttatttctcattttcctttattatatataaaaaaaattggttttgtaTAAAGATATCAGTACGAAAATTGAATTTCGTAAGTTAAAACTTGATTAAATAACACTGGCAACGTTTTAAACAAGAATCATTACAGATTTAGAGTGAGCATTAAATGTGAATTTAGTAGGGATATGGTTTGACCATAGAGTTTGATGGGAAAAGCGACATAGTGTAAGTTGAAGAGAGAAAAAACATCGGATTACAACTCGTTATCTCCCTCTGCTCGccaataaattctaaattttttattctcttttgCTATTCCTACCACTTGTAACATCGACGTAATTTCAGTCATTTGAATAAACTTCAATATCTATTACTATTAATTCTATGGTTTCAACGCCTATCTCTATAAATGAAGTTAGTTACAAGTAATGACACGTAGTTAAAAGCAGCTTACATGAagatatgtttattatattaaatgttatattatttcaaataaaagtgaaaatatttattttattaaaaattatacacaatTTGAGTTTTAGAATTAATATCTCTACTATTCTAGAATAGTAGATCTATGAGTGACATCTGACAGTTGGATCcattagtttgaaatttatatatacgtTTATGTTCACAAATCATATTTATTCGATTCATTATTGGTTCCTATTTGCTCTAGCGATTATAGTGTGTTTCTTGGGTTGCTTATAAGTAATACCTTACCACAACTGTACATCTACTCTCCTTaggtttcctttttttttcatatacattAAACACTAGTGACAAATAGATATAACACTCGATAGGTGAACATTTCTGTGGTCTTGTAATCAACTGGATTTATAATGTTGCCATATTTACgaatagtttttcaatattattagtttcaaaattcGATAAACCCATTTTTTAAGtatgtttctatttatattgtcatttttaaataataatttgcttaaaaacatatttttttatatatatcaaataaaattatcattgaaaagatgagaaattttttacatttggaGTAATTTTTCCCTATAATTTTTACAGACAGATAAAGCCGGCAAACACGGATTTATACGAACTAGACTATGGTCTTTGTCGAGGGTAATGACCAGCCACATAAATTGTGTAAAAATAAGTGTCGTTTAGTGAATTCATAATAGAAACTAGGTTATAAAGCGTTTTTGGCACTAGTAgtgtataaaaaagaaaataatgttatttttttatgagtgTAATATGTTTTGAACACAATTATAATGACTAGTATGATTTTAATTTGTATACAGCGACGTTGCCGGTTTTCCAAAACTATCATAACATACTTTATTATTCTAATTGGAATGGTATGTGTCAATAAAACGAAATAACTAATTGAACAAtaagtttttacttttttttcaggTGTAACATATTGTCTTAcaaaataaactattattaacaatatttaagtTCTTGTACTAACTAAGTATTTTGCTTTAGGTCTTcttgtattgtaaaatattaaaaaattatttcacgtcCTTTTACGAGAGAAACTACTGAAGGTTTAAGGACGCAAGTATTCTATTTTATACCCAAACTGAAATGATGTATTCtaatactaaataatttttttatttatagtgtgattcattatttataagCATCTCGTGGATTGAACTATAGTCTTTCATTAgtgattgataaaaaaaactagtataaaatatatttttctaaatacttCATCTGTTTACCATAGATTTTCTACACAAAATACACATTTTGTTCATCTTTAAttaaaccaaaatatattattacggtCCTGGCTAGAACCATGAAATTTGTTGACATATGCGACTGAAAGTTATGTTAAGTTTACATacatcaattgataaaaaaaagttgaaacagTAATAAAAGAGGTGATATTTTACAGTGCCTTatccaatattaattttagaaaaacctGCAAAAAATTTCCTTCCACTTCTTTTTGGTTATATAAAGTTATTAGaatactcaaaaaattttattcagtgATTTAAATAACATCCTGTATACATATAAGTAATATggatattgtaataaaaatcaagTTATGATCTATTACAGCTAAATTTACTATTTAACTGGTCTCTTTCAATTATTgctattgaaattattttacataatcaaaaattatttatttcgatattttttttgtaatcacatttatatatgttattataaCGATTTATCTTTTATGAGATCAGAatccatacgtttttttttcaaaattcatacttaagtgataaaaaaatcatttttaatttattggaaACAATATATATGAAACATCAGTTAGAATCTTTCTTACAAGGAAGTGACATAATACCTTCCTGATCCGCTTAACTCCTTCCTTAACATTTTCTTGTCAATTTGATCAAGTCCCTATCCTACTATTTCGtgtataaacaagaaaaatgttatatttcacaatttagataaattaaaattgtttttatttattatttccatttattatttactaaaatgaGTAAAATATAATGTCGAGTAATGTTCTAATTTATATACGTGAAATTGAACGTCACAAAATTTGTTATGTAGTCGGAAATTACGTCACAACATCCATCTCTTGTCGTCTCCACTAAAAGTGTTGTGTGTGTAAACTAACAGGTAGTTGCTCTAAgtgaattttttgattatttaaactattaaaataatatcgatatttttataaaaatgttcttttaaatatttatagtgaTAATGTATAGTTTGTGGTTATTTTAGTGATAGTGTTCCAAGTGTAAACCTGATTTCTACTGgtaagttattttaattattatcaattatccACCATCTTTCTGTTAAACATTTCGCGTGGATTCCGTCTGCAACATTTtggaataatataaaacaaattacaaattcaagaaataaatttcgtaaacgttattttttttgtataaaacttcGGAAAAAATCACGTGCTTAATATAATTCTACGGCTACAAGGATTtatcttaaagaaaaaaaatctacgTTAGTCTGCTGTACATATCGTCTAATTGGGGCTTAAAGTAAGCTTTCAATTGCGGACGTTTCGACTTCATAGTCGGTGTTAGTAAACCATTTTGAATACTAAAGTTGTCTGGGTGAAGATAAATATCcttaacctataaaaaaattatatatatatatatatatatatatatatatatatatatatatatatatatatatatatataaatttgcgaaaatagattatttaatatatatttacttgTTCGAAGGATTTTAATCCTGCTTCTTTGCCCCACGTTATCATGTCGTCTAAAATCAATTGTTTGACTTCGGGATTATTGCATAGTATACTGAGTGTTCCGGGAATGCCGTTCTCGTGAGCCCAACATTTAATTACGTCTACGTCCGGTACTACAATCCCCACTATACACgactaaaaaaaatatcgataaataaaTAACGTTAGCGCCATCTCTACCTTCAATTCGAAATCTTCAATTATCTTATGTTGTAGAAATGGGAGTGTCTACTTGTACATATGTCAGTAAACTTACTTTTAATGATTCTCCATATATGTAAACTTGACTAACGTATTGCGAAcgaatgtaaatattttcaattttttctggtACTATGTATTCTCCTTgcgataatttgaaaatatgttttcttctGTCGATTATTTTTAACGTTccattctagaaaataaaaattacgatacgaattaagaaattaaattatttgaattaaattgaagTGTAGACATCACTTTTGATATATGATTCGTTATATACGAGGGGATATCAAcaatatgtaaaattaaaaaaaaactaattaatgatttaacaacaaatattagAGAATTTTTATGTACAaggaagttaaaaaaattgtatgtaatGTTAAATTTGATTCGATTGTATAGAGTCGTTGTTGATAGTGGACGTGACGTTGCCAAATCTTTAATAATTTCCCTCACTTTTGATATATGATTCGTCATATACGAGGGGATATCAACAATATGtaaagttttttaagaaaattatttaatgatttaataacaaatatcaGAGAATTTTGATATACAGGGTAGTTAAAAATTGTATGTACTGTTGAATTTGATTCGATTGTATAGCGTCGTTGTTAGTAGTGAACGTGACGTTGCCACATCTTCAATAGTTTCCTTCACTTTTGATATATGATTTGTTATATACGAGGGGATATCAACAAAATGtagatttgttcaaaaaaccctcaattaatgattttataacaaatactAGGAAACTTCTATATACAGGGTAGTTAAAAAACTGTTCTGTTGAATTTGATTCGATTATATATTATCAATGTTAATATTGAACGCGCTGTTGTCAGATTTACAATAATTTCGATGACTTCCTATATATGATTCGGTGTATACGAgggaaaatcaataatttttagtattttgattgaaatgcTAGTGTCATATAAAGTAATTAAACTTACTGGTAACCACATTCCTATATCTCCGGTATGGTGCCATCCTGCTTCGTCTATAACTTCTTCTGTTTTTTCGGGATCTTTGTAATAACCTTGAAAAACGTTAGTGCCTTTAACGCAAACTTCGCCTTGATTATTACGCGACCAATACTCCATTTCGGGTACGTCTACTAATTTGACGCAGCAACAAGCTACAGGCGGTCCCACGTGACCCGGCGTATGATCTCCTTGAATTGTTAAAGTGATCGGAGCTGTACATTCCGTCTGACCGTAACCTTCAACCACctattaaagtaaaataaaacaaagtatcAGTTTTTAGAGACCTATAATTCATAAACGAAAACGAAATTTCTCGAATTTACGTTAAATTTGATCATTTACTCACCACGCAACCTAAGGCACATCTAACAAACGAAAGAACGTTCTCGGCTAACGGGGCTGATCCGACTAACATCAACCTCAAGTGACCCCCCATGCCCTCTTGAACCTTCCGGAACACTAACATGTCCCAAAAACTGTTCTTCCTCACCACACccctataataatatataataatatcaaaaaataaaacaaactaaaatGGAAATTAATCAGTTACATTATCGGTAAAACAAAAACAGTCGAATTAAAACTATACATATAcactaataattataacaaaaaatgtcgTAACGAACCTTTTGAGTTCCTTTTCTTTGGCGCTGAGTGCCATATTGAATAGAGCCTTTTTGACGCAACTGGAATTAATATCGGCTTGTACTTTATCGTATATTCTGTTTAATAATCTCGGAACTGCGGGCGTTACCGTCGGCTTTAAGGCTTTCATGTCGTCAGATAATCTCCTGATGTCGCCTAGATAGAAACCGACAGCTCCTCCAACGCAATACATGGcgttctataaatatatataacaaaaaacagaCGAAGATAAAAATACCCCAACAAAGATAATCAtagaaatgaagataattaCGATGACGATGAAGATAACGACAAAGATAAAGATAGAAATATGGATAACGacaaagataaaaatagaaataaagatAATTACGATGACGATGAAAATGACGACAAAGATAAAGATAGAAATATAGATAACGATAAAgataattatagataaaaagATACATAAAACGATAATGATAATATGAAgatatataaaactataaaaataaagataaagataagGGCGAAGGTTAAGAAAGAAATAGagatatttataaacaaaattatacacAAAATGGTAAAGATGTAGGTAGTGGTAAAAAACGATAACGGAAGAGATAAATAGAAATAACGATAATTGAAGAGAAACATACATAAAACGATAAAGATATTTGTAGAGATATAGATAACGATAAAGATAATGATACGAATAAAGATAACGATAAATTTGAACATAAAGATAATGATACTCATGAAGATAATGTCTTTTAAAGATCGgtcatttaataaattcattatttttaaaaatttttgatatttttgttccAAGACAATTTACagagaaaatatgatttttttatcgaGATTTTATCATCAGGATATTAAAAGTCGAAGGACATAAGGATTTTGCTACATTTATGAAAAAGATAACAACATAAATAACGATAAAGATACTGACAGAGATATAGATAACGATAACGACAAAGATAATGATACAGATAATgacaaaaataatgatagaaATATAGATAATGATGAAGATGATAGTACATGTGCTGATAAAGATAATTACAGATATATAGATAATGATAGAAATATAGATAACGACAAAGATAATGATAAAGACGTTAGTACATGCGCCGATAAAGATACTGAC of the Diorhabda carinulata isolate Delta chromosome 7, icDioCari1.1, whole genome shotgun sequence genome contains:
- the LOC130896134 gene encoding guanine nucleotide-binding protein subunit beta-like protein isoform X1 yields the protein MNETLQLKGTLLGHNGWVTQIATNPKYPDMILSSSRDKTLIVWKLTRDDTQYGVPQKRLHGHSHFISDVVLSSDGNYALSGSWDKTLRLWDLAAGKTTRRFEDHTKDVLSVAFSVDNRQIVSGSRDKTIKLWNTLAECKYTIQDDGHADWVSCVRFSPNHANPIIVSAGWDRVVKVWNLTNCRLKINHSGHTGYLNTVTVSPDGSLCASGGKDCKAMLWDLNDGKHLHTLDHNDIITALCFSPNRYWLCAAFGPSIKIWDLESKEMIEELKPEVVSQNAKAEPPQCLSLAWSTDGQTLFAGYSDNTIRVWQVSISAH
- the LOC130896134 gene encoding guanine nucleotide-binding protein subunit beta-like protein isoform X2; translation: MNETLQLKGTLLGHNGWVTQIATNPKYPDMILSSSRDKTLIVWKLTRDDTQYGVPQKRLHGHSHFISDVVLSSDGNYALSGSWDKTLRLWDLAAGKTTRRFEDHTKQEDFLFIFFLTSIFVRRLSST
- the LOC130896256 gene encoding 60S ribosomal protein L34-like, translating into MVQRLVFRRRLSYNTKSNRRRIVRTPGGKLVYQYLKKPKKIPRCGQCKDKLRGILPARPQERSRLCRRKKTVKRAYGGVLCHKCVKEKIVRAFLIEEQKIVVKVLKAQQAVTKAPKK
- the LOC130896251 gene encoding long-chain-fatty-acid--CoA ligase 6 isoform X4, which encodes MCGCCGCKTVPPISAPINLNNQSDTYNYAGPDVIRVSRFFNQAKEGKFISYVYSDAKTLYESFRRGAKVSNNGPCLGWRESYTKPYQWVNYNEALLRAKNFGSGLVASGLPPGQSTIIGIYSQNSPEWILTEQAVYCYSMVLVPLYDTLGPEACAFIIKQAEISTVICDDDAKCNLLLERSPNCLKKLIVMRDVRAATKQRAKNRGVEIIKFNDVEDLGAKTNHPEVPPKPSDLATICYTSGTTGNPKGVMLTHENIVASMSAVILQFGDHKLKNTDILISFLPLAHMLERCCENAMYCVGGAVGFYLGDIRRLSDDMKALKPTVTPAVPRLLNRIYDKVQADINSSCVKKALFNMALSAKEKELKRGVVRKNSFWDMLVFRKVQEGMGGHLRLMLVGSAPLAENVLSFVRCALGCVVVEGYGQTECTAPITLTIQGDHTPGHVGPPVACCCVKLVDVPEMEYWSRNNQGEVCVKGTNVFQGYYKDPEKTEEVIDEAGWHHTGDIGMWLPNGTLKIIDRRKHIFKLSQGEYIVPEKIENIYIRSQYVSQVYIYGESLKSCIVGIVVPDVDVIKCWAHENGIPGTLSILCNNPEVKQLILDDMITWGKEAGLKSFEQVKDIYLHPDNFSIQNGLLTPTMKSKRPQLKAYFKPQLDDMYSRLT
- the LOC130896251 gene encoding long-chain-fatty-acid--CoA ligase 5 isoform X2, producing the protein MDLLKDIFYLVVDNMERCLLYIGGGAGALALTGVAAASAYYLAKGSNPVPQRPLFPLEAQCIEEEEGPDVIRVSRFFNQAKEGKFISYVYSDAKTLYESFRRGAKVSNNGPCLGWRESYTKPYQWVNYNEALLRAKNFGSGLVASGLPPGQSTIIGIYSQNSPEWILTEQAVYCYSMVLVPLYDTLGPEACAFIIKQAEISTVICDDDAKCNLLLERSPNCLKKLIVMRDVRAATKQRAKNRGVEIIKFNDVEDLGAKTNHPEVPPKPSDLATICYTSGTTGNPKGVMLTHENIVASMSAVILQFGDHKLKNTDILISFLPLAHMLERCCENAMYCVGGAVGFYLGDIRRLSDDMKALKPTVTPAVPRLLNRIYDKVQADINSSCVKKALFNMALSAKEKELKRGVVRKNSFWDMLVFRKVQEGMGGHLRLMLVGSAPLAENVLSFVRCALGCVVVEGYGQTECTAPITLTIQGDHTPGHVGPPVACCCVKLVDVPEMEYWSRNNQGEVCVKGTNVFQGYYKDPEKTEEVIDEAGWHHTGDIGMWLPNGTLKIIDRRKHIFKLSQGEYIVPEKIENIYIRSQYVSQVYIYGESLKSCIVGIVVPDVDVIKCWAHENGIPGTLSILCNNPEVKQLILDDMITWGKEAGLKSFEQVKDIYLHPDNFSIQNGLLTPTMKSKRPQLKAYFKPQLDDMYSRLT
- the LOC130896251 gene encoding long-chain-fatty-acid--CoA ligase 5 isoform X1; the encoded protein is MFALGLIYNVTKASFQMVQDMDFADAIDNMERCLLYIGGGAGALALTGVAAASAYYLAKGSNPVPQRPLFPLEAQCIEEEEGPDVIRVSRFFNQAKEGKFISYVYSDAKTLYESFRRGAKVSNNGPCLGWRESYTKPYQWVNYNEALLRAKNFGSGLVASGLPPGQSTIIGIYSQNSPEWILTEQAVYCYSMVLVPLYDTLGPEACAFIIKQAEISTVICDDDAKCNLLLERSPNCLKKLIVMRDVRAATKQRAKNRGVEIIKFNDVEDLGAKTNHPEVPPKPSDLATICYTSGTTGNPKGVMLTHENIVASMSAVILQFGDHKLKNTDILISFLPLAHMLERCCENAMYCVGGAVGFYLGDIRRLSDDMKALKPTVTPAVPRLLNRIYDKVQADINSSCVKKALFNMALSAKEKELKRGVVRKNSFWDMLVFRKVQEGMGGHLRLMLVGSAPLAENVLSFVRCALGCVVVEGYGQTECTAPITLTIQGDHTPGHVGPPVACCCVKLVDVPEMEYWSRNNQGEVCVKGTNVFQGYYKDPEKTEEVIDEAGWHHTGDIGMWLPNGTLKIIDRRKHIFKLSQGEYIVPEKIENIYIRSQYVSQVYIYGESLKSCIVGIVVPDVDVIKCWAHENGIPGTLSILCNNPEVKQLILDDMITWGKEAGLKSFEQVKDIYLHPDNFSIQNGLLTPTMKSKRPQLKAYFKPQLDDMYSRLT
- the LOC130896251 gene encoding long-chain-fatty-acid--CoA ligase 6 isoform X3; amino-acid sequence: MERCLLYIGGGAGALALTGVAAASAYYLAKGSNPVPQRPLFPLEAQCIEEEEGPDVIRVSRFFNQAKEGKFISYVYSDAKTLYESFRRGAKVSNNGPCLGWRESYTKPYQWVNYNEALLRAKNFGSGLVASGLPPGQSTIIGIYSQNSPEWILTEQAVYCYSMVLVPLYDTLGPEACAFIIKQAEISTVICDDDAKCNLLLERSPNCLKKLIVMRDVRAATKQRAKNRGVEIIKFNDVEDLGAKTNHPEVPPKPSDLATICYTSGTTGNPKGVMLTHENIVASMSAVILQFGDHKLKNTDILISFLPLAHMLERCCENAMYCVGGAVGFYLGDIRRLSDDMKALKPTVTPAVPRLLNRIYDKVQADINSSCVKKALFNMALSAKEKELKRGVVRKNSFWDMLVFRKVQEGMGGHLRLMLVGSAPLAENVLSFVRCALGCVVVEGYGQTECTAPITLTIQGDHTPGHVGPPVACCCVKLVDVPEMEYWSRNNQGEVCVKGTNVFQGYYKDPEKTEEVIDEAGWHHTGDIGMWLPNGTLKIIDRRKHIFKLSQGEYIVPEKIENIYIRSQYVSQVYIYGESLKSCIVGIVVPDVDVIKCWAHENGIPGTLSILCNNPEVKQLILDDMITWGKEAGLKSFEQVKDIYLHPDNFSIQNGLLTPTMKSKRPQLKAYFKPQLDDMYSRLT